The following coding sequences are from one Lolium rigidum isolate FL_2022 chromosome 6, APGP_CSIRO_Lrig_0.1, whole genome shotgun sequence window:
- the LOC124660749 gene encoding germin-like protein 1-2 → MASARSVVLQVLVVTAALAAVPCVLSDPTPLQDFCVADLKAATALDGFACKPPATVVDEDFFSTAIVSGPSTSNPFGANTTRATVSAFPGLNTLGLSIARIDLAPGGLNPPHSHPRGSELVLVLKGEVMVGFTSSANRLYSKVVKENELCVVPRGLQHFQLNVGAGDAVFVAMFDSQSPGLVVPTFSLFATKPAMPMEVLTKTFLMGEDEVDVIKSKFAGF, encoded by the coding sequence ATGGCATCGGCTCGCTCTGTTGTGCTCCAGGTGCTGGTGGTCACCGCCGCACTCGCCGCGGTGCCGTGCGTCCTCTCGGACCCGACGCCGCTCCAGGACTTCTGTGTGGCCGACCTTAAGGCGGCGACGGCGCTCGACGGGTTCGCGTGCAAGCCGCCTGCCACCGTGGTGGACGAGGACTTCTTCTCGACCGCCATCGTCTCCGGGCCCAGCACAAGCAACCCTTTCGGCGCCAACACCACGCGCGCCACGGTGTCGGCCTTCCCTGGCCTGAACACGCTGGGGCTCTCCATCGCGCGCATCGACCTCGCACCAGGCGGCCTCAACCCGCCGCACTCGCACCCTCGGGGCTCGGAGCTGGTGCTGGTGCTCAAGGGCGAGGTCATGGTCGGGTTCACGTCGTCGGCCAACCGGCTCTACTCCAAGGTGGTGAAGGAGAACGAGCTCTGCGTCGTGCCACGCGGGCTGCAGCACTTCCAGCTCAATGTCGGTGCCGGGGACGCGGTGTTCGTCGCTATGTTCGACTCGCAGTCACCGGGCTTGGTAGTGCCAACATTCTCGCTCTTCGCGACCAAGCCGGCCATGCCGATGGAGGTGCTAACCAAGACGTTCCTCATGGGCGAGGACGAAGTCGACGTTATCAAATCAAAATTCGCGGGCTTTTGA